A window from Thiosulfatimonas sediminis encodes these proteins:
- a CDS encoding TonB-dependent receptor, which produces MKFHSPKLKQSVLSAALLAVMLEIQAGEQLEVVEVNPAKGIQTDDVYSEPKSFSHNTQTFTQESMRDLPIANAYEMLDYATGAFIQTQGRKSAYFASIRAGSNLGMIIDGAYLPPPAASKVLMQLPVSAIESISVVRDASALNLGPLTSIVGPMTSSRTEGFIVIKTLSAFKQPQRELHAKVGSYRQFEVDTSLSAHFSEEVAGRVVLAHQQKQGPSDYYNDYRRDVGLWKLDGLGEHFDWQLNFFHADGEQGLQRGLDSSGVSDDKWRYEPLKMRMINAQAGYYWNAHSTTAVRLSHTQSDASLQKYSHVNPNAYAEEKTEEEFINLDLSHALNHELAGGQNLLRFGYNSMWYHNPTGMLYYPGFERKEQIQALYLQNEFRKQAWSVDMGLRADKRTIDVGYEQVANQRRIIEDVELDALLTAAIGASYQASEQDLLTLRTLYTEQQPLSVYTANNDQLAQENRLRTELGWSRQWIALAQARFSTTLTGFHERLQDGAYVASQIEDPEDPNSKINVYDNASWRNQGYEIEIKGAWHRLNYEIAYSRVSPGDTPSGVVNVPESLVRARIGYQTPAWQLHLGARNMEEFISANKAGIGTAGGFTTYDASAGYRFKTDGLAHRLVFSAKNLTDEKYETVYGFPSEGLNLGVDYYVRF; this is translated from the coding sequence ATGAAATTCCATTCACCGAAATTAAAACAATCGGTTTTATCCGCGGCTTTATTGGCCGTCATGCTTGAAATTCAGGCGGGCGAACAATTGGAGGTGGTCGAAGTCAATCCGGCCAAGGGGATACAGACTGATGATGTTTATTCCGAACCGAAAAGCTTTAGTCACAATACGCAGACGTTTACCCAAGAGTCGATGCGCGATCTGCCGATTGCCAATGCCTATGAAATGCTGGATTACGCAACCGGTGCCTTTATTCAAACCCAAGGTCGTAAGTCAGCGTATTTTGCCAGTATTCGTGCCGGCTCCAATCTTGGGATGATTATCGACGGTGCCTATCTGCCGCCGCCGGCAGCCTCAAAAGTGTTAATGCAACTTCCGGTTAGCGCGATTGAGTCGATTAGTGTTGTGCGTGATGCCAGTGCTTTGAATCTGGGGCCTTTGACTTCGATTGTCGGCCCTATGACCAGTTCGCGTACCGAAGGGTTTATTGTGATTAAGACCTTGAGTGCTTTTAAACAGCCGCAGCGCGAACTGCACGCAAAGGTCGGAAGTTACCGGCAGTTTGAGGTAGATACCAGCTTATCCGCGCACTTCTCCGAAGAGGTTGCCGGGCGCGTGGTATTGGCGCATCAGCAGAAACAAGGGCCGAGCGATTACTACAACGACTATCGGCGCGATGTCGGCCTATGGAAGTTAGATGGGTTAGGCGAACACTTCGACTGGCAACTTAACTTTTTTCATGCCGATGGCGAGCAAGGTCTGCAACGCGGTCTGGACAGCTCCGGTGTCAGTGATGACAAATGGCGTTATGAACCGTTAAAAATGCGAATGATCAATGCGCAAGCCGGTTATTACTGGAATGCGCACAGCACCACAGCGGTGCGTTTATCGCATACGCAAAGCGATGCCAGTTTGCAAAAGTACAGCCATGTCAATCCGAACGCTTATGCCGAGGAAAAGACCGAGGAAGAATTTATTAACCTTGATTTAAGTCACGCCCTCAATCACGAGTTGGCCGGCGGGCAAAATTTGCTGCGTTTTGGTTATAACTCTATGTGGTACCACAATCCGACCGGCATGCTGTATTACCCGGGATTTGAGCGTAAAGAGCAGATTCAGGCACTTTATTTACAGAATGAATTCCGCAAACAGGCGTGGTCAGTGGATATGGGATTGCGCGCCGATAAACGTACGATTGACGTGGGGTATGAGCAGGTCGCAAATCAGCGCAGAATCATTGAAGATGTTGAGTTAGACGCCTTGCTGACCGCGGCCATTGGCGCCAGTTATCAGGCCAGCGAGCAAGATTTGTTGACCTTGCGCACACTCTATACCGAGCAGCAACCGCTCAGCGTTTATACCGCGAATAACGATCAATTGGCGCAAGAGAACCGTTTGCGCACTGAGTTGGGCTGGAGTCGTCAGTGGATAGCTTTGGCCCAAGCGCGTTTTAGCACGACTTTAACCGGATTCCATGAGCGTTTGCAAGACGGTGCTTATGTTGCCAGTCAGATTGAGGACCCAGAAGACCCCAACAGTAAGATTAATGTTTATGACAATGCCAGTTGGCGCAATCAAGGCTATGAAATTGAGATCAAAGGCGCTTGGCACAGGCTGAATTATGAAATCGCCTACAGCCGAGTCTCGCCGGGTGACACGCCAAGCGGCGTGGTGAATGTGCCGGAGTCTTTAGTGCGCGCTCGCATCGGTTATCAAACCCCGGCGTGGCAGTTGCATTTAGGCGCTCGCAATATGGAGGAGTTTATTTCTGCCAACAAAGCCGGAATCGGCACGGCCGGTGGCTTTACCACCTACGACGCTTCCGCCGGTTACCGTTTTAAAACCGATGGTTTAGCGCATCGTTTGGTGTTTTCGGCCAAAAACT
- a CDS encoding DUF697 domain-containing protein → MQQPNYQERVKKRKLQQSQPQIAVPSEAFTEVNAPLVEERAASGWLLLTLMMALLTFISFSLVQSYLYILSLWLEHPFFAGFLAILLLLLVVALVGLISREWRGLRSIDSLTATRLSVEALSTKGDKQSTLNVLQQRKRQQSASAFARTCYHAFEQSLRAHHSNQEVLKIYHDQVSARMLEQAKIALKSESITAGGISLLSPNSLLQTLGLLWVSLRTLRKIALVYGVRPGLLGNFKLLRIALENLAASSLVDLLTDEFANQLGGSLADKVLANSVDAITAASLNQRLGKALIAELSKSHA, encoded by the coding sequence ATGCAGCAACCAAATTATCAAGAGCGAGTTAAGAAACGTAAACTGCAGCAGTCGCAACCGCAAATTGCGGTGCCGAGCGAGGCGTTTACGGAAGTTAATGCCCCCTTAGTCGAAGAGCGCGCTGCGAGCGGTTGGTTATTGTTAACATTGATGATGGCGCTGCTGACCTTTATCAGTTTTTCTTTGGTGCAGAGTTATCTCTATATCCTGTCTTTATGGCTAGAGCATCCTTTTTTTGCTGGATTTTTAGCGATTTTGTTGCTGCTATTGGTCGTGGCGCTTGTGGGTTTAATTTCGCGTGAATGGCGAGGGTTACGTTCTATTGATTCTCTGACGGCCACGCGTTTATCGGTTGAAGCATTGAGCACTAAAGGCGATAAACAAAGTACCTTAAACGTATTGCAGCAGCGTAAGCGTCAGCAATCTGCGAGCGCTTTTGCGCGCACTTGTTATCACGCATTTGAGCAAAGCTTGCGCGCACATCATAGCAATCAAGAGGTGCTTAAAATTTATCATGACCAGGTTTCCGCAAGGATGCTAGAGCAGGCTAAAATTGCATTAAAAAGTGAATCGATAACTGCCGGAGGCATTAGTTTATTGAGTCCAAATTCGTTGCTACAAACGTTGGGATTATTATGGGTTAGTTTAAGAACTCTGCGTAAAATCGCATTAGTTTATGGTGTCCGCCCCGGTTTGCTGGGTAATTTTAAATTGCTGCGCATCGCTTTGGAAAACTTGGCAGCCAGTTCGTTAGTGGATTTACTCACGGATGAATTTGCGAATCAATTGGGGGGCTCGCTTGCCGATAAGGTGCTCGCTAATTCGGTGGATGCGATTACTGCTGCCAGTCTAAATCAGCGTCTAGGCAAAGCTTTAATCGCTGAACTTAGCAAATCACACGCCTAA
- a CDS encoding TonB-dependent receptor plug domain-containing protein — MLLPPFTKKRVVIDLHKLIWLSAFCVAAVNAHAAEDSPVFTLGKIQVQAVAQTLDADSIDVGQSAEQGASNVGEVIAEVPGVIVQVGGRRAETRANIRGFDSRQVMLFLDGIPIHVPYDGNIDLSRFQLADLTQVEVTKGLGSLLEGPNALGGAINLVTRKPTKPLEGTLDVALEGGDKGLFKHSQNVQVGAILNQHFYLQAGISAFDADNFPLSSDYQPQVNNGTVYQPEGERLRSGSQNLSANLKLGYTPNSTDEYSLSFYRTEGSKESSPYAGTADMVRYWDWPQWDKQSLYYVGYTQFGSGEQAAYLKSRLFYDQFDNALNSYDDETYATVTKGYAFRSQYNDQSIGGSLEGGLPLANHLLKAALFGKQDEHKERDNDKDNADLDNRWKTFQAQTYALALEDQIQLSETSRLTFGYRYDHYEFTKTDDGDSDTDPKGAQHKDNWQAKLHHQIGAHELLAGLSLKSRFPGMKDQVSYRLGQAIPNLDLQAEQALHYEVGMAGTIANTRYQANLFYADIRDAIETVEVADTNDVCDGETCDQNQNVGSATSKGFELQTRTALTDSLDLSLSYSYLLRDLADPSIVATYSPKNTLNLKLNWYPNSTWHFGLDGHYQSQSETRFDGTRPTDGFSLWNLRAHYQINKAWKSNLVLKNVFDQNYEIAEGDPMPGRTLYANLQYRF, encoded by the coding sequence ATGCTCCTTCCGCCATTTACTAAAAAACGGGTTGTGATTGATTTACACAAGTTAATTTGGCTCAGTGCCTTTTGCGTCGCCGCAGTGAATGCGCATGCAGCCGAGGATTCCCCAGTCTTTACCTTGGGTAAAATTCAGGTTCAAGCCGTTGCGCAAACTTTGGACGCCGACTCGATTGATGTTGGGCAAAGTGCCGAGCAGGGCGCATCGAATGTCGGTGAAGTGATTGCAGAAGTCCCCGGCGTGATTGTGCAGGTCGGCGGACGCCGTGCCGAAACGCGGGCGAATATCCGTGGATTTGATTCGCGCCAAGTGATGCTCTTTTTGGATGGTATTCCGATTCATGTCCCTTATGACGGCAATATTGATTTAAGTCGTTTTCAATTGGCCGATTTAACTCAGGTTGAGGTAACCAAAGGTTTGGGGTCATTGTTGGAAGGCCCGAATGCTTTAGGCGGCGCGATTAACTTAGTTACCCGTAAACCGACTAAGCCCTTGGAAGGCACTTTGGATGTTGCGCTCGAAGGCGGTGACAAGGGGCTGTTTAAGCATTCGCAAAACGTACAGGTCGGGGCGATTCTTAACCAACATTTTTATCTGCAAGCCGGAATCAGCGCCTTTGATGCAGATAATTTTCCGCTGTCCAGCGATTATCAACCGCAGGTAAATAATGGCACGGTCTATCAACCGGAAGGCGAGCGTTTGCGTTCCGGTTCGCAAAACCTAAGTGCCAATCTAAAACTTGGCTATACGCCAAATTCGACAGACGAATATTCGTTAAGTTTTTATCGTACCGAAGGCTCCAAAGAGTCTAGCCCTTATGCCGGCACGGCGGATATGGTGCGCTATTGGGATTGGCCGCAGTGGGATAAACAGAGTCTGTACTATGTCGGTTACACGCAATTCGGTTCCGGTGAGCAGGCCGCTTATCTGAAATCCCGTCTTTTTTACGACCAGTTTGATAACGCTTTGAACTCTTATGACGATGAAACTTATGCCACGGTAACCAAGGGTTACGCTTTTCGTTCGCAATATAACGATCAGAGCATCGGCGGTTCTTTAGAGGGCGGATTACCACTGGCCAACCATCTGTTGAAGGCGGCGCTGTTTGGTAAACAGGACGAGCATAAAGAGCGCGACAATGATAAAGATAATGCCGATTTGGATAATCGTTGGAAAACATTCCAAGCGCAAACCTATGCCTTGGCGCTGGAAGATCAGATTCAGCTCAGTGAGACGAGCCGACTGACCTTCGGTTATCGCTACGATCACTATGAGTTTACCAAAACCGATGACGGCGATTCGGATACCGATCCAAAAGGCGCGCAGCATAAAGATAACTGGCAAGCCAAGTTGCATCATCAAATCGGCGCGCACGAACTGTTGGCCGGTCTGTCTTTGAAATCGCGTTTTCCGGGGATGAAAGATCAGGTGTCTTATCGTCTCGGGCAGGCGATTCCTAACTTAGATTTGCAAGCCGAGCAGGCGCTGCATTATGAAGTAGGAATGGCGGGGACGATTGCTAATACCCGTTATCAAGCGAATCTTTTCTACGCCGATATTCGCGATGCGATTGAGACCGTCGAGGTCGCGGACACGAATGACGTTTGCGACGGCGAGACTTGTGATCAGAATCAGAATGTCGGTTCGGCAACCTCGAAAGGGTTTGAATTGCAAACGCGAACGGCGCTGACCGATTCACTGGATTTGTCACTGAGCTACAGCTATTTGCTTCGAGACCTAGCCGATCCAAGTATTGTCGCGACTTATTCACCGAAAAATACGCTCAACTTGAAATTGAATTGGTATCCCAATTCGACATGGCATTTTGGTCTGGACGGACACTATCAGTCGCAGAGCGAAACGCGTTTTGACGGCACGCGTCCGACCGATGGTTTTAGCCTGTGGAATCTGCGCGCACACTATCAAATAAACAAGGCGTGGAAAAGCAATCTTGTCTTGAAAAATGTGTTTGATCAAAACTATGAAATTGCCGAGGGTGATCCGATGCCGGGGCGCACGCTTTACGCCAATCTTCAGTATCGTTTTTAG